In the Triticum aestivum cultivar Chinese Spring chromosome 2B, IWGSC CS RefSeq v2.1, whole genome shotgun sequence genome, CCCCTGCGTGCTCATGCGAGTGGCGTCGTTGCCCTTGCTCGAGTAGCCACTCGGAGCACGCCGATTGTGGGTTTGCTGGTCCCAACAAACGTGGACGTTGGTTCCAGTATTCGCTGCCATAGTCGCAGTGAAAATAATGTCGATGCTTGTGTAGGGAGTCCATAGGGGTTCGTGGTGAATAGACAGTTAGAATTCATGCAATCCAGACAATGTTAGTTTTTGATATATTTAAGGATGAAATTTAACAAAATTTGACTAAACTAATTATTTTAAACTAAACTTACTAGGTACCAAACGGTGACCTCGTAGGCATGACCTCCGAGgccaccaacacctccgtcattgTCCCCTTTGCCGTTGCCACCACCGCCGTCGTTATCGTCCTTAAATCGGCGGTAGGTCACCAAGGGGTCACAACTACCCTGTTTGACCGTCTTTGCGTGCTCACAGCGCAACCGCTTGGTTGCTGCCTCTGCCTGACACGTCATGTTCACCCGGCGGCGACGATCAGCTGTAGACGCACTCTTGCCCTTGGCACTTGGTGCGGTGAGGGTACGTGCGACCCGCTTAGACTCCTCCGACCCCACTTTCAGGAGCTGGTCGCCGATCCGTCGCCAACAAATGGCGGACTTCTACGTGGTGGTCCTGCATCGATCCTCGACCTAGGTGGAGTACATGGGAAGAAAGACGGAGGCGGACGGGATCTCAAAGTCGAGTCGAGGAGCTAAAATCCTAACACGAGGGAAAGTTTTTTGTGGCACAAATAAATTTTTGTTCTTCCACCGTGTGTAAAGTATATAGATAAATAATAATATAAAACATCAAAATCCACAATACCAAATAAATACAACTTCGAATATTTCATGATGAATTcatgatgattttttttttgaaacggaggcaaaagatttgcctcatctattaaataagAAGAGGATAGAGTTTATTACAAGGGCACACTTTTACACGGCATGGAAGATTACTCACGCAAAATAATGTTCCCTAATTTTTTTGCTCCGGCGGTGATCCAAAGGTTTGCCTCGCAGATGATGTTGTTTAGCAAGAATGGTGGTGGAGCACTCCTGTTCCGGAAAACACGCGCACTCCGCTCGTTCCAAATGGTCCATGACACGAGCATGGTTAGAGAGACCATGGCCTTCCTGTTGGGGACTCCGGCGCCGGTCCTATTTGTCCACCATTCCTTAACCGAACTCTCAAGATGCCACATAGAGGTGTCCATATGATGAAGCCCAAGTTTTGCAATGACCAAGTTCCATAGCCTAATAGTGAAGCGGCATTTGAAGAAAAGATGCGATCCACTTTCATGCTCTCGCTTGCAGAGGGTGCAAAGACCACAATTTGGCCATCCACGTTTTTGTAGTCTATCCGCGGTCCAAATTCTGTCTTGGATAGCCAACCAAGCGAAGAATTTAGCCTTTGGTGGCGCCCAAGCTTTCCAAACCATTTGGTCCATGGGAGAGAGAACCAAGCCAAGAAATTGGGCCTTGTAGGCGGAGGCCGCAGTGTAGTGCCCGCTTGTCGTATGCTTCCACACAATAGTATCTTCGGAGAGTGCATCCAGATGCACATCGTTCACAAGTGCCCATAGCGTGAAGAATTGTCGGATGTGCTCAACGGAGACAACCGTGGAGGTGTTGAGCTTGAGGATCCATGCATTATTTTGTAGGGCCTCCCGCACCTTCCAATTCTTCCTTGAGGAGGCCACAAAGACGAGCGAGGCAACATCCTTAGGCTTGCACCCATGGAGCCAGGGAGAATCCCAAAAAGGCGTTTTAGCGCCGTTCCCCATGGTGATGGTCGTGGACGCATAGAAGAAGTCAAGGTCCTCCTCGTTACATGGATTTTCCAAGCCCACCCACAACTTTTGTGGTGCCGTCCATTCGAACCATGGCCATCTCAAGCGCAAGGCCCGCGCGAATTTATCGGTGTTGAGAACCCCTAGGCCGCCATATTCGCACGGGCGGCAAACCATCTCCCAGTTTACCTTGCACTTGGCGCCCGCCGTCTTATCCGATCCCGACCAAAGGAAAGCCCGCTCTAGTTTGTTGATATTGTGAAGAATGCCCGACGGTATGACCAAAGATGTGATGAAATAGACCGCTTGCGAGGTGGCGACAGACTTAACAAGGGTCGTTCGTCCAATGGTGGTGATGTTTTGCCCCTCATATGTCACCAACTTGCCCGCAATTTTGTCCTCAAGAAATTGCAAATCCACCTTCTTAAGCTGCCAGACGGACAATGGAAGACCCAAGTATCTTATGGGGAAGGACGCCCTGTTAGCTGGCAATCCTTGCAGAATGTGCTCGTGAAAGTAGAAATACGAGAAGAGTACAACGATACGACTCGCGGTGCCGAGGGCCAGCCATGACATCTGAAAACTGAGCTACGAAAATTCTCGTCTAGGACAGTTTGACCTCCAATTACTTGGCCTGGCCCAAATCATTCTCTCTAAAAAAAAGCAAATGCCCAGATCTccgccacgtcaccgatccgcacCACCAGCCTCCCACCGCATCCCACCTTCTGATCGCAATCCAACGGGCGAACTCCAATATCCCACGGATCGACCCAGCAGAGAGCAGACACCTCCCGCCTCCAACTCCCCAAAATTTCGGGCTTTCCTCCCAACCCCTTCCCATATAAACCGGTCACCTCCGATTCCTCAATCCATCCCAAGCTTCAGCATCCACACGAGTTCCTTCTTCTCCCAAATCCAGCGATGATGTCCGGGCGCGGCAAGGGCGGCAAGGGGCTGGGCAAGGACGGCGCCAAGTGCCACCGGAAGGTCCTCCGCGACAACATCCAGGGCATCACCAAGCCGGCCATCCGGAGGCTGGCGAGGAGGGGCGGCGTGAAGCGCATCTCCggcctcatctacgaggagacccgcggcgtcctcaagatcttcctcgagaacgTCATCCGCGACGCCGTTACCTACACCGAGCACGCCCGCCGCAAGACCGTCACTGCCATGGACGTCGTCTACGCGCTCAAGCGACAGGGCCGCACCCTCTACGGTTTCGGAGGCTAGATTCATGTAGTCCGCCAGCAGTGGGGCAACTTCCTCGTTTGCTCTCTGTGATGTGTGCTGTGGTAGATGAGATTTACTGGTTTGCGTGTGTTGTTGTGTTCTGTCTTGGGGTTCAGTAGGCTCTGTAATAGCTACGCCGTCACCTACACCGAGCACGCCCGCCGCAAGACCGTCACCGCCATGGATGTCGTCTACGCGCTCAGGCTTCCGAGGCTAGATTCTGTTAGCGTCCCAGGCCCAGCTCCCAACCTCCGGCATATGTTCAGACGTTTCCGATGCGCATCGGACACACCACACAAGCAAAGAGCCCACCACATCCCAAAAGACTAGCCTGAAGGGAGTGTGGCACTCCTCCTTATAAGGTGGTCCTAGCCCCCTCCCAtatccgaggtgggactaaagtcacTGGCAATGCCCAATGGCCAGCGTCTCTGACACCCCATCCCCCTAAACAGGGCGGACTGGGGcccagctctgataccaattgttagcgTCCCAGGCCCAGCTCCCAACCTCTGGCATATGTTCAGACGTTTCCGATGCGCATCGGACACACCACACAAGCAAAGAGCCCACCACATCCCAAAAGACTAGTCTGAAGGGAGTGTGGCACTCCTCCTTATAAGGTGGTCCTAGCCCCCTCCCAtatccgaggtgggactaaagtcacTGGCAACGCCCAATGGCCAGCGTCTCTGACAAATTCGCAGTGGTGC is a window encoding:
- the LOC123046419 gene encoding histone H4-like; the protein is MMSGRGKGGKGLGKDGAKCHRKVLRDNIQGITKPAIRRLARRGGVKRISGLIYEETRGVLKIFLENVIRDAVTYTEHARRKTVTAMDVVYALKRQGRTLYGFGG